CGCCGCCCGTCGTCGTGGTGCCGCCGCCCGCGCCACCGCCAGTCTATATCGAGCAGCCGCGCGCAGCCCCTCCGCCCGAACCCGGTTACTGGTACTACTGCCGCGAGGCTCGGGCGTATTATCCCTATGTCAAGGAATGTCCGAGCCCGTGGGAGAAGGTGGCGCCCCAGCCGCGGCAGTGACCCGCAAGGAGAGTTGGTGATGACCCCAAGGAAAAAAGTACTACCGCTATTGTTGGCCGGGCTGGCGATCGCCGGCTGTGCCAGCGTGCCGACCGCGCCGAGCGTGATGGTCCTGCCTGGCACGGGACGAACGTTCGACGAGTTTCGCGTCGACGATGTCTATTGCCGTGACTATGCTTTCCAGCAGATCGGCGGCCGGTCACGCGAGCAGGTCGCCAGCTCGGCAGCCATCCAGAATGCCGCCATCGGTACGGCGATCGGCGCCGTGGCGGGTGCCGCGATCGGTGGTCGCGACGCGGCCGGCGTCGGTGCCGGCATGGGGCTGATCGTCGGCAGCGCTTCGGGTGCCGAAGCCTCACGTGGCGCGGTATATGGCAGTCAGCGTCAATATGATCACGCCTATGTGCAATGCATGTATGCCCGCGGCCATCGCGTGCCGGTGAGCATGTCAGGCTACACTGCGGCACCGCCGGCCACTGCTCTGCCGCCTCCGCCACCGGGAAATCCGCCCCCGCCGCCTCCCCGTTGACAAGCGAACGAACGTTCTCTAAAGTAGAGAACGTTCGTTCAGGGGAGCGTGTCATGCCTGCTGCCAATCCTGCTCGCGATGCCGATTATCTCGACCGGCTGCGCGATTATTACGCCGAGAACCGGCACATTCCCTCGTTTCAGCGTATTGCCGAATTGATGGGCTTCGCCTCGAAGGCGGCGGCCAGCAAGCTGATGGATCGTCTGGCGGCCGCCGGGTTTTTCGAGCGTGCGCCCGATGATGCCACCTGGGTACCTGCCGAGCGCTTTTTCGAGCGTCCGCTGGCCGAGGCTGCGGTACGCGCCGGTGCGCCGGACATGATCGAAGGCGGCCAGGGGGAGCTTTTCCTCGTCGATCGCTATCTGGTGCGTCAGCCCTCGCGAACCGTGATGGTGCCGGTGAAGGGCGATTCGATGTGTGATGCCGGCATCTACGATGGCGACATCGTCGTCGTCGAACGCACCAAGGCCGCGAAGGCTGGGGACTTCGTCGTCGCCATCGTCGATAACGAGTTCACACTCAAGGAGCTCGCGCTGGAGCAGGGCCGTTTCGTCCTCAAGCCGCACAATCCGGCCTATCCGGTGATTCGCCCCCGAGGTGAACTGGAAATTTTCGGTGTGGTCACCGGTCTCGTCCGGCGCTATCGGTCCTGACATGCCCCGTCTGTCTGCCGAAACCGGCGTGATCCTGCCGCCGGGTCAGCCCTTGCTCGATCGGGCGGTACCTGCGGGTTTTCCGTCGCCGGCTGCGGATTATTTCGAGATGCGACTCAGTCTCGACGAGCATCTCATCAGTCACAGAGAAGCGACGTTTTTCGTGCGCGTCAGCGGGAATTCGATGACCGGTTTCGGCATTCACGATGGCGACCTCTTGGTAGTCGACCGCGCGCTCGATCTTGCCGACCGCAGCATCGTCGTTGCCGTCGTCGATGGCGAGTTCGTCGTCAAGCAGTTTTGCCGGTTGCCCGATGGCGTGCTGCTGCGCTCCGGCGCACCGGGCCACCGCGACATCCTCGTCGAGGAAGGGCAGGAGTTACAGGTATGGGGAGTGGTGCGCTGGAGCATCCACAAACTCTGAACGATGACGTTCGCGCTCGTCGATGGCAACAACTTCTATGTCTCCTGCGAACGGGTGTTCGACCCGAAGCTCGCCGGCCGGCCCGTCGTCGTCCTGTCCAACAACGACGGCTGTGTCGTATCGCGCAGCGACGAGGCGAAGGCGCTCGGCGTGAAGATGGGCGCGCCGTGGTTCCAGTTGCGCGATCTCGCGCGGCGCCACGGCATCGTTGCGCTCTCCAGCAATTACGCGCTGTATGCCGACATGAGCAACCGCATGATGGCGGTGCTCGCTGCCTTTTCCCCGCTCCAGGAGATTTACAGCATCGACGAATGTTTCTTGGTTCTCGACGGCATCGTCGGGAAAGACCGCTACGGGTACGGTCAGGCGATCCGCCGGCGGGTCGGGCAGTGGCTTGGTCTGCCCGTCTGTGTCGGCATCGGCGCCACCAAGACCTTGGCCAAGCTGGCCAATCATTGCGCGAAGAAACGGCTGGCCGGTAGCGACGGTGTCTGCGATTTCACGGCGCTGCCCGCAGAGGCGCTGTCCGGGCTTTTTTCGGCCCTTCCGGTGGGCGAAGTGTGGGGTGTCGGGCCGCGGCTGGCGCGGCAGCTGACGGAAATCGGCATTTCCAGCGTCGAAGCGCTGCGTCGCGCCGACACGGCGATGCTGCGCACCCGCTTCTCGGTGGTGCTTGAGCGCATCCAGCGCGAGCTCAACGAGATTCCCTGTCTTGCGCTCGAAGAGGTGGCAGCGAACAAGCAGCAGATCATCTCCTCGCGCTCTTTCGGCCGTTATGTGACCGAGCTTGCCGCGTTGCGGGAGGCCGTTGCCAGTCACGTCGCGATCGCGGCGGAAAAGCTGCGCGCTCAGGCTTCATGTGCCGGGATGGTGCAGGTGCTGATCCGCACCAATCCGCACAGTGCAACGGCGCCGCAATATCATGGGGCGCTTGCCGTCTCGTTGCCGACGCCGAGCGACGATACCTTGCGGCTGACGCGGGCGGCGCTGTGGGCGCTCGAACGCATCTATCGGCCGGGATTCGCCTATCAGAAGGCCGGCATCGCCCTGCTCGAACTGAGCCCTGCGGCCGCACAGCCGCAGGATCTGTTCGCCGCTCCGCGTGACAATAGGCGGCTGATGCAGGCGATGGACCGCATCAATGCGATCTGGGGGCGGGGAACGCTACGTTCCGCGGCCACGGGTCGAGGCGATGCATGCTGGCAAATGAAGCGCGAGCGGCTGAGCCCCGGCTATACGACGCGCTGGGATCAGCTGCCGCGCGTGACTTGAGCGATCCGCCCGGGGAAATGGCACCGCGGCAATGCGTATCTAGGCTCCGCTGGCTAGAAATCTCGCTTGCCGTGCCACCAGCGTCGAATTTCGGTATAGTCGATGGTGATATCAAGAAAATTGATATCTGCTCGATCTCATGTTTCATTCACAGGAGGAGGAAACGTGCATACCAACAAGAAGCTGATCGTCACCGCCCTTGCGGCGGCCTTTGCCCTTGCGGGCTGCGCCACCACCGCCAGCGCGCCCAAGCGCGCCGACGTCAAGTGGCCGAATGTGATCGTCCATCTGCACGGCGGCAACGGCAAGGCTTATCTCGTCGATCCGGCCACCGACAGCGTCGTCGCTACGCTCGACACCGAGAAGAGCGCCGGCCTGGGCGACACTACACCGGATGGCCGCAAGGTCTATGTCGGCGCCGAAGGCGAGGGCAAGGACACGGTGACCGTGATCGATCTGGACAAGCGCGCGGTCGTGGCGAAGATCAAAACCGGCAACCGGCCCAAACATCCGGTGGTCAGCCCGAATGGCAAGCTGGTGATGGTCAACCACTGGGGGCTCGATGACGGCAAACTGCGCGTCGCTTTCATCGACACCGCGAGCGACAAGGTCGTCAAGAACGTCGAGCTCGCCGTCACCGGTCAAGCCAAGGGGCCGACCTCGATGCACAATGCCTGGAGCTACGACTCGCGCTATGCCTTCACCGTCGATCGCGTCGATGACCATTTCGTGATCATCGACACCACCGACTGGTCGGTCAAAAAGATCAAGGTGCCGTCCAAGCCGCACTACGTCGTGCCGAGCCCCGATGGCACAGAAGTCTGGGTGGTCGTCGAAGGCAAGGATCGCGACAAGAACTATCCCGGCGCGCTGGTCTATGGCATCGGCAGCTTCGAGCAGATCGCCCAGATCAAGATGCCACTCATTGGCCAGGGCGTGATCGAGGGTCATCATGGCAATTTCTCGCAGGACGGCAAGTATTTCTTCATCCTGAACCGTGGGCCAGGCAGCAAGCTCGAAGGCACCGAGGTCGCCGTGTTCGACGCGGCGACCAAGAAGTTCGTCAAGCGCACCGAGACCGTCTCGACCGGCATCGGCCACACCTACAACACGCCGGACGGCAAGTACGCCGTGGTCACCAACTACGGCAACAACTGGGTGTCGATCATCGACAATACACAGGGCTTCAAGGTCGTCAAAGATCTGGCTGTCGGCAAGGGCCGCATGGGCCATATCGCCTTCACGCCGGATAGTCGTTACGGCTATCTGTCGAATGCCGGCGATGGCAACCTGCACAAGCTCGACATGCAAACGCTGACCGTCGTCAAGGAGATCAAGACCGGCAATGCGCCCGGTGGCTCGCAGGTGTTGAACGTCTGGACCAATGTCTTTGAAGAACTGCCGCGCTGATTGGCGGGGCGCATTGCGGCGGGGCCTTGGCCTCGCCGTTTTGTCGTCCGGCCTAGCCTTCGCCCAGGGTGAATTCCGTGTCGGCGAGACGCTTGCCGCACCAATGGCACGATCACTGCCGGCCGGTGTCGTCGAGCTCGAATGGGAAGCGCTGATGCCGGCGGACTGGAATCCAAAGAAGGCGCTCGACGGTATCGATCTTGCCGCGCTCTCTGATAACGACCCGAAGGCCAGTGCGCTGCTCGACAAGCTCAGGCAGGATCTGGACAAGGCGCCGGTGGTCAAATCGCTCGATGGCAAGCGCGTGCGCATCGCCGGTTTCGTCGTCACACTCGAGCGCAACGACAAGGGGGTGAGTGAATTCCTGCTCGTGCCCTATTACGGCGCTTGCATCCATACCCCGCCGCCTCCCGCGAATCAGATCATCCATGTGCTGCCGAAAACACCCGTTGCCCCGGAAATGGCGATTTTTCCGGTCTATGTCACCGGCACACTGAAGACCGTCGCAGTGACGACGGCCGAGGGCGCCGCGGGCTACCAGATCGCCGATGGCAAGGTCGAGGAATATCCTTGGCGCCGGCAGCGCAGGTGAGTCGCAGGCTCATAGAGGGTGCCGTCAAAGCTCGGAAATCACCGTCGCCGCGGGTAGCCGCGACTTGGGCAGGCGGGCGTTGAAATCCTCCGCGCTGCGATAGCCGAGCGCGGCGAGCACGACGCTGGTGAGCCCCTTTTCACGCAGCCCGAGCACGTCGTTGAGAATGCGGCTGTCGAAGCCTTCGATCGGGGTCGCATCGATGCCCAGCGCCGCAGCACCGAAGAGGAGGGTGCCGAGCGCCAGATAAACCTGTTTTTCCATCCAATGTTGGGTGTCTTTCAGGTCGAAACGGTGCAGGCCGGCATAGAACCGGCGGCTCTTCAGCTGCAGGGCTTGGGCGTCCGCGTTCGCAAAGCGGCCATCACGCGCTTCCTGCTCGGTGACTTCGACGAGGTGGGCATCCTCCAGTGTGGTGCGCGCGCAGAACACCACGACATGCGAGGCGGCCATGATCTTCTGGCCATTGGCGGCATACATCGGATGTTCCGTCGCCTTGGCGATGGTCGCCTTGGCGGCATCGGTGGCGGCAATGATGAAATGCCAGGGCTGCGAATTCACCGAGGAAGGGGCGAAGCGCAGCAGGGTTCTGATCTGTTCGACCTCTCCGGCCGGAATCTTGCGGCTGGGGTCGAAGGCCTTGCAGGTATGACGCGTCTGGGCGATTTTGGCGATATCCATCGAAGCGCTCTCCATGTCGGATACGAAAAAAATAAGGCCAACCACCGCTAAGTAGTTGGCCTCATTGTGTT
This genomic interval from Sulfuricystis multivorans contains the following:
- a CDS encoding cytochrome D1 domain-containing protein; its protein translation is MHTNKKLIVTALAAAFALAGCATTASAPKRADVKWPNVIVHLHGGNGKAYLVDPATDSVVATLDTEKSAGLGDTTPDGRKVYVGAEGEGKDTVTVIDLDKRAVVAKIKTGNRPKHPVVSPNGKLVMVNHWGLDDGKLRVAFIDTASDKVVKNVELAVTGQAKGPTSMHNAWSYDSRYAFTVDRVDDHFVIIDTTDWSVKKIKVPSKPHYVVPSPDGTEVWVVVEGKDRDKNYPGALVYGIGSFEQIAQIKMPLIGQGVIEGHHGNFSQDGKYFFILNRGPGSKLEGTEVAVFDAATKKFVKRTETVSTGIGHTYNTPDGKYAVVTNYGNNWVSIIDNTQGFKVVKDLAVGKGRMGHIAFTPDSRYGYLSNAGDGNLHKLDMQTLTVVKEIKTGNAPGGSQVLNVWTNVFEELPR
- a CDS encoding DUF3299 domain-containing protein; its protein translation is MSLKNCRADWRGALRRGLGLAVLSSGLAFAQGEFRVGETLAAPMARSLPAGVVELEWEALMPADWNPKKALDGIDLAALSDNDPKASALLDKLRQDLDKAPVVKSLDGKRVRIAGFVVTLERNDKGVSEFLLVPYYGACIHTPPPPANQIIHVLPKTPVAPEMAIFPVYVTGTLKTVAVTTAEGAAGYQIADGKVEEYPWRRQRR
- a CDS encoding Y-family DNA polymerase gives rise to the protein MTFALVDGNNFYVSCERVFDPKLAGRPVVVLSNNDGCVVSRSDEAKALGVKMGAPWFQLRDLARRHGIVALSSNYALYADMSNRMMAVLAAFSPLQEIYSIDECFLVLDGIVGKDRYGYGQAIRRRVGQWLGLPVCVGIGATKTLAKLANHCAKKRLAGSDGVCDFTALPAEALSGLFSALPVGEVWGVGPRLARQLTEIGISSVEALRRADTAMLRTRFSVVLERIQRELNEIPCLALEEVAANKQQIISSRSFGRYVTELAALREAVASHVAIAAEKLRAQASCAGMVQVLIRTNPHSATAPQYHGALAVSLPTPSDDTLRLTRAALWALERIYRPGFAYQKAGIALLELSPAAAQPQDLFAAPRDNRRLMQAMDRINAIWGRGTLRSAATGRGDACWQMKRERLSPGYTTRWDQLPRVT
- a CDS encoding LexA family protein, encoding MPRLSAETGVILPPGQPLLDRAVPAGFPSPAADYFEMRLSLDEHLISHREATFFVRVSGNSMTGFGIHDGDLLVVDRALDLADRSIVVAVVDGEFVVKQFCRLPDGVLLRSGAPGHRDILVEEGQELQVWGVVRWSIHKL
- a CDS encoding LexA family protein, with the protein product MPAANPARDADYLDRLRDYYAENRHIPSFQRIAELMGFASKAAASKLMDRLAAAGFFERAPDDATWVPAERFFERPLAEAAVRAGAPDMIEGGQGELFLVDRYLVRQPSRTVMVPVKGDSMCDAGIYDGDIVVVERTKAAKAGDFVVAIVDNEFTLKELALEQGRFVLKPHNPAYPVIRPRGELEIFGVVTGLVRRYRS
- the nfsB gene encoding oxygen-insensitive NAD(P)H nitroreductase — encoded protein: MDIAKIAQTRHTCKAFDPSRKIPAGEVEQIRTLLRFAPSSVNSQPWHFIIAATDAAKATIAKATEHPMYAANGQKIMAASHVVVFCARTTLEDAHLVEVTEQEARDGRFANADAQALQLKSRRFYAGLHRFDLKDTQHWMEKQVYLALGTLLFGAAALGIDATPIEGFDSRILNDVLGLREKGLTSVVLAALGYRSAEDFNARLPKSRLPAATVISEL